In a genomic window of Bradyrhizobium ontarionense:
- a CDS encoding type I polyketide synthase has protein sequence MSKAQIRPGLDIAVVGMSCRFPGARNASAFWNNLLNGVESISFFSRDELIEAGIDPKVMDDPHYVRAKGMIEDADRFDNEFFGYSPREARMMDPQIRVFHEVCWEALEDAGYEPGRFGGLIGLHAGAAPNTFWEILAYQAEAENLGNFTVGIHNNKDYLSSHIAYNFDLKGPSFTLFTACSTSMVAIHQACQALLSGDCDLGMAGSVAITLPLKSGYRYTPGMIVSPDGHCRAFDGAANGTVYGDGAGVVILKRAEEAVRDRDHIYAVIKGSAINNDGSRKTGYTAPSVQGQTEVIRAAMDLAQTAPDEIGYVETHGTGTVVGDPLEFEGLKEAFETERKGFCGLGSVKPNIGHLDVSAGVASFIKTALILKHRIIPPTLHFQLPNPRMNLVDSPFYLVADQREWPASPLPRRAGVSAFGLGGTNVHMILEEHDTPQSPPSGRPLHLLLVSARSETALEDLSQQMADHIRLHEDVELADVAHTLMNGRKRQRWLRVAVAEDRAMAVDALLDPKHPRARIVDSADPRELAVFVFTDEPTDVQCAQNFLRYEPLYCQALSRCLDLLEPRLAADVRAQLENRNAAASDLAGFCHQYAAACWFIEQGVQPGALAGFGRGELLSACLSGTLRLSDCLGWIVSGNAEIQPSADARPRIPYLSNVTGEWITSREIGDANYWRSAVFRQPASGSDHLTKALGELASRAVFLQIGAKGRSDVVAPHVVHIDAGAAGPLFALADLWAKGAIASPLRLYAGEARRRVPLPTSPFERKRFWIDGSPFNGKPAVENSVKREGDTGTPKQSEDQWFYVPVWRESAERYRMDHATTGDWLVFADPLGLGDAIAARLIAAGRRVAMVRVGVRFVARAADTYELNPGSVDDYVALFAALEQAGFSPAHVCHLWAVTPSASPASILDLGFYSLLYLGQALGRSNYYHAITLNAVSNRMHHIAGSGVVEPEKAPLLALLKVLPQESPTMLCRAIDVDVTAALPSETPAWIERFVAALCAPITETVMAYRQGIPWTRRFEQLPAREVQAEVAASDAPPPGLRYRGVYMITGGLGQVAGEMSRYLARSVHARLALTSRGEFPERSSWDRWIATHAPDDKTSARIHMVRELESLGADVLVCQADAADEASMRTAIAQAEAQFGALHGFIHGAGIVRAKSGRTPIESITRELCEEQFRPKMTGLTVAARLLHGRTLDFRIAISSLAPILGGLGHVAYAAANLYMDGFAESQAAARGERWVVVNWAEWEYDGPALFNSNVGQSLKQLELTREEGTRALRCVLTFMSREPIHQVVISTGDLESRIDQWIRLKSLRREPEKQPTRERRTAAPTDGFRSPRAAIESIIGDVWCDFFGVDDVDTSKHFFELGASSLELIHLVSRLGKALKRHVPIEDMLEQPTIRALAAHLAGDSEENNFSAVAERITSGKTGDIAIIGMSGRFPGADNLDIYWDNLRNGIDSVSRFMPDELGAAGVPEAESRHPNYIPAKGFIPDQDRFDAEFFNYTAIDSELLDPQTRAFHECVWHALEDACIDPAEYKGAIGLYGGASPNLYWQVLATFSEAGRTLGQFTTTLLNDKDSLTNTVSYKLGLRGPSVNLFTGCSTSLVAVDSACRAIWSGLCDIAVAGAVSLTLPERAGYVFQEGMLFSSSGHCRAFDANADGMVFGDGWGAVVLKPLEDALRDGDNIHAVIKATASNNDGSRKAGYTSVSAQGQAEVIRTAQAMAGVAPETVNYVETHGTGTRLGDTIELKALGLAFGPQQAGRCAIGSVKSNLGHLMAAAGMAGLIKTALAMQHRQIPPSLHYENHNPEFIGDAKGFYVNTQLSDWKPADTRLRAGVSSFGIGGTNAHVVLEEAPARVSGTRVRHWKILTLSAATETALTRQCENLADYMVRHPDINLSDAAFSLQVGRRRMPFRRSILCESTADAVASLREKPAKRVRTWHAPRDRGDVVFMFPGQGAQRVNMGRSLYVMEPVFRQEIDRCFDLLAGALPRPARDVLYPDNPDDRLAELIGRTEFTQPLMFALEYALARTLMAWGIRPAAMIGYSFGEYAAACLAGVFSLEDALALVTERGRIMASQGAGAMLSVPLPESELEHICARFAADTGERISIAVDNGDSCIVAGTVEAIATFELRLRKLRLLSMRIPVAHAGHSIEMDTLAETFLQSVQRMQLRPPEIPFVSSVTGRWITSSEATDPAYWVRHLRDTVRFAAGAAELGKNADAVFIEVGPGRDLAVLANRLVPDGTRILHAMKAPQSEDDDCFALLDCFVRLWLLGVRPDWSGFYADERRLRIPLPGYPFDHKRYWIEGNPLQLAAAAAEAASTEIVKREDVAEWFYTPQWRRTVAPEVPLDRPAPTHRWLVFADSHDLARLLLDQIGRRHETAIVVTAGSHFAQSGEDGYQIDPDAGASYDQLCAALVARSAMPTRIVHLWGIDGDDVARQITREAVSAANRTGFYSLLYLAQALNATGLGSDTHITVVTRGLYEVTGDEPLYPEKAAVAGPVLCIPQQLPHLQCAVVDIEIPARGSRREASLVVALLAECLQDDVDRQVAYRGRHRWVLDWHQQPLQAAPQSRTPWREHGVYMITGGFGGVAGILAEHLARLFKARLVLTAREPLPAREQWSDWLKQNEHSGDRISGRIRAVQKLEELGAEVLTVAADVADETAMRHAFDEAEAHFGSIHGIIHAAGVTDGRTYSLIGEMDSETCEQQFQAKIHGTYVLDRALAGRTLDFCVLMSSISTVLGGLGYVAYAAANAFLDAYAHHRGRNATYPWIAVDWSDWKYWTQRKTDNQVGAVIDALSMEPAEGFEALTRVLSWGKAPQLASSPGSLKARLDQWVRPESAHGKSDASIEANEAAHGRPQLSSDFVAASTEIEKALVSVWEQIFRVRPLGIHDDFFELGGDSLKAVTAAARIRKRLGIEIPLLQFFKVPTAHGMAQLVHEASAAAFRPIPKAAQQPHYALSAAQRRHYLHYRLNPANTAYNDPFANLIEGPLDPDKVETVLRQIVARHEALRTSFHVIDGEVVQRIHDSVDFHLDRYECDRHDVRRLMASYVRPFELSKAPLLRVCLIRTGPDRHVLLADFPHIVTDGVSFQIFVQEFAELYSGNALPPVPLQYKDYSEWQRQQDGTDAGQPHHEIYWLDLFSGAIPALTLPTDFTRPQRRSFAGARITFLLDAGLTHDLKQLAADEEVTLYVLLLAAFNVLLHAMSGAQDIVVGSPAAGRSHADLQNVMGTFVNTLPMRNHARPDATLRDFLQEVKKNVLSALEHQDYPLDRLVAQLALPTDLSRNPLFNVMFLLQNTAVQNVSIANLRISPHDTFHTKALFDLMLQAIELDDVVELALEYATDLFTADTAQSIADHYVEILERMALDQDCRIGDFSPSIEPQQPMSLEASGDFSF, from the coding sequence GTGAGTAAAGCACAGATAAGACCAGGACTGGACATCGCCGTCGTCGGCATGAGCTGTCGCTTTCCCGGCGCCAGGAACGCTTCGGCCTTTTGGAACAACCTGCTGAACGGCGTGGAATCGATCTCCTTCTTCAGCCGCGATGAACTCATCGAAGCCGGCATTGATCCCAAGGTCATGGACGACCCGCACTACGTGCGCGCGAAAGGCATGATCGAGGACGCAGACAGATTCGATAACGAGTTCTTCGGCTATTCACCGCGCGAAGCGCGAATGATGGACCCGCAGATCAGAGTCTTTCACGAGGTATGCTGGGAGGCTCTAGAGGATGCCGGCTACGAACCTGGTCGATTTGGCGGGTTGATCGGCCTGCATGCAGGGGCCGCTCCCAACACATTCTGGGAGATTCTGGCGTACCAGGCAGAAGCCGAAAATCTCGGCAACTTCACGGTCGGAATTCACAACAACAAGGACTATCTCAGTTCGCATATTGCCTATAATTTCGATCTGAAGGGACCGAGTTTCACGCTGTTCACCGCGTGCTCGACTTCGATGGTTGCCATTCATCAGGCCTGCCAGGCGTTGCTGAGCGGCGACTGCGATCTCGGAATGGCCGGCTCGGTCGCGATCACGCTGCCTCTGAAATCTGGTTATCGCTACACGCCGGGCATGATCGTCTCTCCCGACGGCCATTGCCGCGCCTTCGACGGCGCTGCGAATGGCACTGTCTATGGCGACGGTGCCGGCGTCGTCATTTTGAAGCGGGCCGAAGAAGCCGTTCGGGATCGCGATCACATCTATGCAGTCATCAAAGGCTCGGCCATCAACAACGACGGCAGCCGGAAGACGGGCTACACCGCCCCCAGCGTCCAGGGCCAGACCGAAGTGATCCGCGCCGCGATGGACCTGGCGCAGACCGCCCCTGACGAGATCGGCTATGTCGAGACCCATGGCACCGGCACCGTCGTCGGCGACCCGCTGGAGTTCGAAGGGCTTAAGGAGGCTTTTGAAACCGAACGCAAAGGATTTTGCGGACTCGGATCGGTGAAGCCGAATATCGGCCATCTCGATGTATCCGCCGGCGTCGCCAGTTTTATCAAGACCGCGCTCATCCTGAAGCATCGCATCATCCCGCCGACGCTGCATTTCCAGTTGCCCAACCCAAGAATGAACCTGGTGGACAGCCCATTCTATCTGGTTGCCGACCAGCGCGAGTGGCCAGCCTCTCCCCTGCCGCGTCGTGCCGGCGTCAGCGCGTTCGGCCTGGGCGGGACGAATGTCCACATGATCCTCGAGGAGCATGACACACCTCAATCCCCGCCGTCGGGGCGGCCGCTGCACCTCCTGCTCGTGTCGGCGCGGTCCGAAACCGCGCTTGAGGATCTATCGCAACAGATGGCCGATCATATCCGGCTCCACGAGGACGTGGAGTTGGCGGACGTCGCGCATACCCTGATGAACGGCCGCAAGCGGCAGCGCTGGCTGCGGGTTGCCGTCGCGGAAGATCGCGCGATGGCGGTCGATGCCCTGCTTGATCCGAAGCATCCGCGCGCCCGCATCGTGGACAGCGCAGACCCGCGCGAACTTGCCGTCTTCGTGTTCACCGACGAGCCGACGGACGTGCAGTGCGCGCAAAATTTCCTGCGCTACGAGCCGCTCTACTGCCAAGCGCTGTCGCGCTGTCTCGACCTTCTGGAGCCGCGGCTTGCCGCCGATGTCAGAGCCCAACTCGAGAACCGAAATGCTGCGGCGAGCGACCTCGCCGGCTTCTGCCACCAGTACGCGGCGGCGTGCTGGTTCATCGAACAGGGCGTTCAACCCGGGGCTCTGGCCGGCTTCGGCCGCGGGGAATTGCTGTCGGCCTGTCTGTCCGGCACGCTGCGGCTTTCTGATTGTCTCGGCTGGATCGTCTCCGGCAACGCGGAGATACAGCCGTCCGCCGACGCACGTCCTCGCATTCCGTATCTGTCGAATGTCACGGGCGAATGGATTACGTCCCGCGAGATCGGCGATGCCAATTACTGGCGCAGCGCCGTATTTCGTCAACCGGCGTCCGGCAGCGACCATTTGACGAAGGCGCTTGGCGAGCTCGCATCCCGAGCCGTTTTCCTGCAGATCGGCGCGAAAGGACGGTCCGACGTCGTTGCGCCGCACGTAGTTCACATCGATGCCGGCGCGGCGGGCCCGCTGTTTGCATTGGCCGACCTTTGGGCAAAGGGAGCCATTGCCTCACCGCTGCGCCTGTACGCCGGCGAAGCTCGCCGGCGCGTTCCACTGCCGACGTCGCCGTTCGAGCGCAAGCGCTTCTGGATCGACGGCTCTCCGTTCAACGGAAAGCCCGCGGTGGAAAACTCCGTCAAGCGCGAAGGTGACACGGGGACTCCGAAGCAATCTGAAGACCAGTGGTTCTATGTGCCGGTCTGGCGCGAGTCGGCCGAACGGTACCGGATGGATCATGCTACAACCGGCGACTGGCTCGTGTTCGCTGATCCGCTGGGGCTCGGGGATGCGATCGCGGCGCGACTCATCGCAGCCGGACGGCGCGTCGCCATGGTTCGCGTCGGCGTCCGCTTCGTCGCACGTGCCGCAGACACTTACGAACTAAACCCCGGATCAGTCGACGATTACGTCGCCCTGTTTGCAGCGCTCGAGCAAGCCGGATTTTCACCGGCTCATGTGTGTCACCTGTGGGCCGTAACGCCATCAGCTTCGCCGGCCAGCATCCTGGACCTCGGCTTCTACAGTCTGTTGTACCTGGGCCAGGCCCTGGGTCGAAGTAACTACTACCACGCCATCACGCTCAATGCGGTCAGCAATCGCATGCACCACATTGCTGGATCTGGAGTCGTGGAGCCGGAGAAAGCCCCGCTGCTGGCGCTGCTGAAAGTGCTGCCGCAGGAATCGCCGACAATGCTCTGCCGCGCCATCGACGTCGATGTGACCGCCGCATTGCCGAGCGAGACGCCGGCCTGGATCGAGCGCTTCGTCGCCGCCCTGTGTGCGCCGATCACCGAGACGGTCATGGCCTATCGTCAGGGGATCCCCTGGACGCGGAGATTCGAACAGCTCCCAGCGCGGGAGGTGCAGGCCGAGGTTGCCGCCTCCGACGCGCCGCCGCCGGGCCTGAGATATCGCGGCGTCTACATGATCACCGGCGGACTGGGACAGGTCGCCGGAGAAATGTCGCGCTATCTCGCGCGGTCGGTTCATGCCCGCCTCGCACTGACCAGCCGCGGCGAATTCCCCGAACGTTCGTCATGGGATCGGTGGATTGCGACGCACGCCCCGGACGACAAGACCAGTGCGCGAATCCATATGGTTCGCGAGTTGGAGTCGCTGGGGGCGGACGTCCTGGTCTGCCAGGCGGACGCGGCGGACGAAGCGTCCATGCGCACCGCCATCGCGCAGGCCGAAGCGCAGTTTGGCGCGCTTCATGGCTTTATCCACGGCGCCGGCATCGTGCGCGCGAAGTCGGGGCGAACGCCGATCGAATCAATCACACGGGAATTGTGCGAGGAGCAGTTCCGTCCGAAGATGACCGGCCTGACCGTCGCCGCCCGGCTGCTGCACGGACGCACGCTCGATTTCCGGATCGCCATCTCGTCCCTCGCACCCATTCTGGGCGGGCTGGGCCATGTGGCCTACGCGGCCGCAAACCTCTACATGGACGGCTTCGCGGAATCACAAGCCGCGGCTCGCGGCGAACGTTGGGTCGTCGTGAACTGGGCCGAGTGGGAATATGACGGCCCCGCTCTGTTCAATTCGAATGTCGGCCAGAGCCTGAAACAGCTCGAACTGACGCGTGAAGAAGGCACCCGCGCCCTGCGATGCGTACTGACTTTCATGTCGAGAGAGCCGATCCACCAGGTGGTCATCTCGACGGGCGACCTGGAATCCCGGATTGATCAATGGATTCGTCTCAAATCGCTGCGCCGGGAGCCTGAGAAGCAGCCAACGCGGGAACGGCGGACAGCTGCGCCGACGGACGGCTTTCGGTCGCCGCGCGCGGCAATCGAGAGCATTATTGGCGACGTCTGGTGCGACTTCTTCGGCGTGGACGATGTCGACACCAGCAAGCACTTCTTCGAACTGGGAGCCAGCTCACTCGAACTGATCCACCTGGTTAGCCGCTTGGGCAAGGCGCTGAAGCGCCACGTTCCGATCGAAGACATGCTGGAGCAGCCGACAATCCGCGCGCTGGCCGCGCATCTTGCCGGTGACAGCGAAGAGAACAACTTCTCCGCGGTTGCCGAGCGGATAACATCAGGCAAAACCGGCGACATCGCCATCATCGGAATGTCGGGCCGTTTTCCGGGAGCCGACAACCTCGATATCTATTGGGACAATCTCCGGAACGGTATCGATTCCGTGAGCCGTTTCATGCCCGATGAACTCGGTGCCGCAGGCGTCCCTGAAGCGGAAAGCCGGCACCCCAACTACATTCCCGCGAAAGGATTCATTCCGGATCAGGATCGATTTGACGCCGAATTTTTCAACTACACGGCGATCGATTCGGAGTTGCTCGACCCACAGACGCGCGCATTCCACGAATGCGTCTGGCACGCGTTGGAGGACGCCTGCATCGACCCTGCCGAGTACAAGGGGGCCATCGGCCTCTATGGCGGCGCATCGCCAAACCTTTATTGGCAGGTGCTGGCGACATTCTCGGAAGCCGGACGTACGCTCGGACAATTCACGACCACGCTGCTCAACGACAAGGACTCGCTTACCAACACGGTCTCATACAAGCTGGGGCTGAGAGGACCCAGCGTAAATCTCTTCACCGGCTGCTCGACATCGCTCGTGGCGGTGGACTCGGCGTGCCGTGCAATCTGGTCAGGGCTTTGCGACATCGCCGTCGCCGGTGCGGTCTCACTCACGCTGCCGGAACGCGCTGGCTATGTTTTTCAGGAGGGCATGCTGTTCTCCTCCTCCGGGCACTGCCGGGCCTTCGACGCCAATGCTGACGGAATGGTGTTTGGTGACGGATGGGGCGCAGTGGTGCTGAAGCCTCTCGAAGATGCGCTGCGTGATGGCGACAACATCCACGCCGTCATCAAAGCCACCGCCAGCAACAACGACGGAAGCCGCAAGGCCGGCTATACGAGCGTGAGCGCGCAGGGGCAGGCCGAGGTCATTCGCACGGCCCAGGCGATGGCTGGCGTGGCGCCTGAAACGGTGAATTACGTCGAAACCCACGGGACCGGGACCAGGCTGGGCGACACGATCGAGCTGAAGGCACTCGGTCTGGCATTCGGCCCGCAGCAGGCCGGCCGGTGCGCCATCGGCTCCGTGAAGAGCAACCTCGGCCATCTGATGGCCGCTGCGGGAATGGCCGGCCTGATCAAGACCGCACTGGCCATGCAGCATCGCCAGATTCCGCCCTCGCTGCACTATGAGAATCATAACCCTGAGTTCATCGGGGACGCGAAGGGCTTCTACGTCAACACGCAGCTCTCCGACTGGAAGCCCGCCGATACACGCTTGCGCGCCGGCGTCAGCTCGTTCGGCATCGGCGGCACCAATGCACATGTGGTTCTGGAGGAAGCCCCCGCGCGGGTCAGCGGCACCCGCGTGCGGCACTGGAAGATTCTTACGCTCTCTGCAGCCACCGAAACAGCGCTGACCCGGCAGTGCGAAAACCTCGCCGACTATATGGTGCGTCATCCGGACATCAACTTGAGCGACGCCGCTTTTTCGCTGCAGGTCGGGCGTCGGCGCATGCCATTCCGCCGCAGCATCCTGTGCGAATCCACAGCTGACGCCGTCGCTTCGCTGCGCGAAAAGCCTGCCAAGCGAGTCAGGACCTGGCATGCGCCGCGCGACCGCGGCGACGTCGTGTTCATGTTTCCCGGACAGGGCGCACAGCGCGTCAACATGGGCCGTTCGCTTTACGTCATGGAGCCTGTCTTCCGGCAGGAGATTGATCGCTGCTTCGATCTGCTTGCAGGCGCACTGCCCCGGCCTGCTCGTGATGTCCTCTATCCGGACAACCCGGATGACCGTCTTGCCGAACTGATCGGCCGGACCGAATTCACCCAGCCACTGATGTTTGCGCTGGAATATGCCCTGGCAAGGACGCTGATGGCCTGGGGCATCCGTCCCGCCGCCATGATCGGCTACAGCTTTGGTGAATATGCCGCAGCTTGTCTGGCAGGTGTCTTCAGCCTCGAAGATGCCTTGGCGCTGGTGACGGAGCGGGGCCGCATCATGGCTAGCCAGGGAGCGGGAGCCATGCTCAGCGTGCCGCTGCCGGAATCCGAACTGGAACACATCTGTGCCCGCTTCGCTGCGGACACCGGCGAGCGCATTTCCATTGCCGTCGACAATGGCGATTCCTGCATCGTGGCGGGGACAGTGGAGGCCATCGCAACATTTGAACTGCGACTTCGGAAACTTCGTCTGCTTTCGATGCGCATTCCAGTGGCGCATGCCGGCCATTCCATCGAAATGGACACGCTGGCCGAAACATTCCTGCAGAGCGTCCAGCGCATGCAGTTGCGGCCGCCGGAGATTCCTTTCGTCTCATCCGTCACCGGACGATGGATCACCAGTAGCGAAGCCACCGATCCCGCCTACTGGGTTCGGCATCTGCGCGATACGGTGCGGTTCGCGGCCGGAGCAGCCGAGCTTGGCAAGAACGCCGATGCCGTCTTCATCGAGGTCGGCCCCGGGCGCGACCTTGCCGTTCTGGCCAACCGCCTCGTCCCCGACGGTACGCGTATTCTGCACGCAATGAAGGCGCCGCAGAGCGAAGACGACGATTGCTTCGCGCTGCTCGACTGTTTCGTCCGGCTCTGGCTGCTCGGCGTGCGGCCAGACTGGAGCGGCTTCTATGCCGACGAACGGCGGCTGCGGATTCCGCTGCCGGGATATCCATTCGATCACAAGCGCTACTGGATCGAAGGCAATCCGCTGCAGCTGGCTGCCGCGGCGGCCGAGGCCGCTTCGACGGAAATCGTCAAGAGAGAGGATGTGGCGGAGTGGTTCTACACACCGCAGTGGCGACGCACGGTCGCCCCCGAGGTGCCCCTGGATCGTCCCGCCCCGACGCATCGCTGGCTCGTTTTTGCTGATTCACACGACCTCGCCCGATTGCTCCTAGATCAGATCGGGCGCCGGCACGAAACGGCGATCGTCGTCACCGCCGGATCGCACTTTGCGCAGAGTGGCGAGGACGGCTATCAAATCGATCCGGATGCGGGCGCCAGTTACGATCAGCTCTGCGCCGCTCTGGTCGCACGGTCTGCCATGCCGACGCGGATTGTGCACCTCTGGGGCATCGACGGCGACGATGTCGCGAGGCAGATCACCCGCGAGGCGGTGAGCGCAGCCAATCGTACCGGCTTCTACAGTCTGCTCTATCTTGCCCAGGCGCTGAACGCGACCGGCTTAGGTTCCGATACCCACATCACCGTCGTGACGCGAGGCTTGTACGAAGTCACCGGCGACGAGCCGCTCTATCCGGAAAAAGCGGCCGTAGCAGGACCGGTGCTGTGCATACCGCAACAGCTCCCACACCTGCAATGCGCCGTAGTGGATATAGAAATCCCCGCGCGCGGCAGTCGCCGCGAAGCATCGCTCGTCGTTGCTCTGCTGGCCGAATGCCTGCAGGACGATGTCGATCGCCAGGTCGCCTATCGCGGCCGTCATCGCTGGGTGCTCGATTGGCATCAGCAGCCGCTGCAGGCGGCCCCGCAGAGCCGGACGCCATGGCGGGAGCACGGCGTCTACATGATCACCGGCGGGTTCGGCGGGGTCGCGGGAATCCTGGCCGAGCACCTGGCGCGCTTGTTCAAGGCTCGCTTGGTCTTGACGGCCCGCGAGCCGCTGCCCGCGCGCGAGCAGTGGTCAGACTGGCTGAAACAGAACGAGCATAGCGGCGATCGCATCAGCGGCAGAATTCGCGCCGTTCAGAAGCTGGAGGAATTGGGTGCGGAAGTCCTGACTGTCGCCGCCGATGTCGCCGACGAGACCGCAATGCGGCATGCGTTCGACGAAGCCGAAGCGCATTTCGGGTCCATCCACGGCATCATTCACGCGGCCGGCGTCACCGATGGGCGCACCTATTCGCTCATCGGCGAAATGGATTCCGAAACCTGCGAGCAGCAGTTTCAAGCCAAAATCCACGGAACCTACGTGCTCGATCGGGCGCTGGCCGGCAGGACGCTGGATTTCTGCGTCCTGATGTCCTCCATCTCAACCGTGCTGGGTGGCCTCGGATACGTCGCCTATGCCGCAGCGAATGCCTTCCTCGATGCTTATGCGCATCACCGCGGCCGCAACGCGACCTACCCGTGGATCGCAGTCGATTGGAGCGACTGGAAGTACTGGACGCAGCGGAAAACGGATAACCAAGTGGGGGCGGTCATCGATGCGCTTTCCATGGAGCCGGCAGAAGGGTTCGAGGCTCTCACCCGGGTTCTGAGTTGGGGCAAGGCTCCGCAGCTTGCCAGTTCACCCGGGTCACTCAAAGCCCGGCTCGATCAATGGGTGAGGCCAGAGAGCGCACACGGCAAGTCCGACGCATCGATTGAAGCAAACGAAGCCGCCCATGGCCGGCCTCAGCTCTCCAGCGATTTCGTCGCCGCCAGCACTGAGATTGAAAAGGCACTGGTCTCGGTATGGGAGCAGATTTTCCGGGTGCGACCGCTGGGGATCCACGACGACTTCTTCGAACTGGGAGGGGACTCGCTGAAAGCCGTGACCGCCGCAGCGCGCATTCGCAAACGCCTCGGCATCGAGATTCCGCTGCTTCAGTTCTTCAAGGTTCCCACCGCCCATGGCATGGCACAGCTCGTTCACGAAGCTTCCGCGGCTGCCTTCCGACCAATACCCAAAGCCGCGCAGCAGCCTCATTACGCGCTCTCTGCGGCTCAACGGCGCCATTACCTTCACTATCGCCTCAACCCGGCGAACACAGCCTACAACGACCCATTCGCAAACCTGATCGAGGGACCGCTGGATCCGGACAAGGTCGAAACGGTTCTGCGTCAGATCGTGGCTCGGCACGAAGCGCTGCGGACCTCCTTTCATGTGATCGACGGCGAGGTGGTGCAACGCATCCATGACAGCGTCGATTTCCATCTCGACCGGTATGAATGCGACCGGCACGATGTGCGGAGATTGATGGCGAGCTATGTTCGTCCATTCGAACTGTCAAAGGCGCCGTTGCTGCGCGTGTGCCTGATTCGAACCGGACCAGACCGCCACGTTCTGCTTGCTGACTTTCCTCACATCGTGACGGACGGTGTATCATTCCAGATTTTTGTACAGGAATTCGCCGAACTGTATTCCGGAAATGCGCTCCCTCCGGTCCCGTTGCAATATAAGGATTACTCCGAATGGCAGCGCCAACAAGACGGCACAGATGCTGGCCAGCCGCATCACGAGATCTATTGGCTCGATCTCTTCTCCGGCGCGATCCCTGCTCTCACGCTGCCCACCGACTTTACGAGGCCGCAGCGGCGAAGCTTTGCCGGAGCGCGGATCACGTTCTTACTGGACGCCGGCCTGACGCATGACTTGAAACAGCTCGCAGCCGACGAGGAAGTGACGCTCTACGTGCTGCTTCTGGCCGCCTTCAACGTTCTGCTGCACGCCATGTCGGGTGCGCAGGACATCGTGGTCGGTTCCCCGGCGGCTGGGCGCTCGCATGCCGACCTGCAGAATGTCATGGGCACTTTTGTCAACACGTTGCCCATGCGTAATCACGCTCGGCCCGATGCGACGCTGCGTGATTTCCTTCAAGAGGTAAAGAAAAACGTGCTGAGCGCACTGGAGCATCAGGATTACCCGCTGGATCGTCTTGTCGCACAGCTCGCGCTCCCGACCGATCTCAGCCGGAATCCATTGTTCAACGTCATGTTCCTTCTGCAGAACACCGCGGTGCAGAACGTATCCATCGCGAATCTACGGATTTCACCACACGATACGTTCCACACCAAAGCGCTGTTCGATCTGATGCTGCAAGCAATTGAGCTCGACGATGTCGTCGAACTGGCTCTGGAGTATGCAACGGATCTATTCACCGCCGACACCGCACAGTCCATCGCCGATCATTACGTCGAGATCCTGGAGCGGATGGCCCTAGATCAGGACTGCCGGATCGGGGATTTTTCGCCATCCATCGAACCGCAACAGCCGATGTCTCTCGAGGCCAGCGGTGACTTCTCATTTTAG